One Chaetodon trifascialis isolate fChaTrf1 chromosome 21, fChaTrf1.hap1, whole genome shotgun sequence genomic window carries:
- the LOC139349685 gene encoding rap1 GTPase-GDP dissociation stimulator 1: MGHPNVPLMYTYTRSHRDKRGSSRLQPCTPNDNLNNALGAIRVLGLELIEDELKPHLNTVLINIKDRNKGAAEQVVISGILPILALSLRHRGPLTLLTAKLVAELAKESVVRKGFGDAGLVTALLSVLTSTDQELLLHAVRAISHMSYDSSKLQELLLRRGAVPRLVAILLRFPDKEPLEEVCLQALCNLSGMGVAEEAGMVWERGASVRPGESVFHGVSPHTCGFASSVTLVCVSQWAPGQYAVNIEVFQRCSSSFWSLHGNKRTARWFPFSGLGSCSNLYKVMKFSTRNVPRTKSLRTRMFHTFL; encoded by the exons ACAACCTGAACAATGCATTAGGCGCCATCAGAGTCCTCGGCCTGGAACTGATTGAGGACGAACTTAAGCCACATCTGAACACAGTGCTGATCAACATTAAGGACAGGA ACAAAGGCGCTGCAGAGCAGGTCGTGATCAGCGGGATCCTGCCCATCCTGGCTCTGTCTCTGAGGCACAGAGGGCCTCTCACGCTGCTGACCGCAAAACTCGTGGCTGAACTCGCCAAGGAAT CCGTGGTACGTAAAGGTTTCGGTGACGCAGGTTTGGTCAcggctctgctgtctgtgctgaccAGCACAGACCAAGAACTGCTCCTCCACGCTGTGAGGGCCATCTCACACATGTCTTATGACAGCT CTAAGCTGCAGGAGCTGTTACTGCGTCGAGGAGCAGTTCCTCGTCTTGTTGCCATCCTGCTCCGGTTTCCTGATAAGGAGCCCCTGGAGGAGGTGTGCCTCCAGGCCCTCTGTAACCTCAGTGGCATGGGTGTGGCGGAGGAGGCCGGCATGGTCTGGGAGAGGGGCGCCTCCGTGAGGCCCGGGGAGTCCGTTTTTCACGGCGTCTCTCCTCACACCTGTGGGTTCGCCTCCTCTGTGACTCTGGTGTGCGTCTCCCAGTGGGCGCCAGGTCAGTACGCCGTCAACATCGAGGTCTTCCagcgctgctcctcctctttctggAGCCTCCACGGGAACAAACGGACCGCTCGTTGGTTCCCGTTCTCCGGTTTGGGAAGCTGTTCAAACCTGTACAAGGTGATGAAGTTCTCTACGAGGAATGTTCCCCGGACCAAGAGTCTGAGGACTCGCATGTTCCACACTTTCCTCTGA